From one Cyanobacterium stanieri PCC 7202 genomic stretch:
- a CDS encoding glutamine synthetase inactivating factor IF7 (KEGG: cyc:PCC7424_1285 glutamine synthetase inactivating factor IF7~SPTR: Putative uncharacterized protein), which translates to MNTENQARSLMMRHHHAIKNRQQSMLGRVASEIGMDIDPTEHCQGTQGKPNSSFRVTYDRSRASLS; encoded by the coding sequence ATGAATACTGAAAACCAAGCCCGTAGCCTCATGATGCGTCACCATCATGCCATCAAAAACCGTCAACAATCCATGTTAGGAAGAGTCGCTTCGGAAATCGGCATGGATATTGATCCCACCGAACATTGTCAAGGCACCCAAGGCAAACCTAATTCTAGTTTCCGTGTTACGTATGATCGCAGTCGTGCTTCTTTAAGCTAG
- a CDS encoding phosphoribosylaminoimidazole-succinocarboxamide synthase (PFAM: SAICAR synthetase~TIGRFAM: phosphoribosylaminoimidazole-succinocarboxamide synthase~COGs: COG0152 Phosphoribosylaminoimidazolesuccinocarboxamide (SAICAR) synthase~InterPro IPR001636:IPR018236~KEGG: mar:MAE_31380 phosphoribosylaminoimidazole-succinocarboxamide synthase~PFAM: SAICAR synthetase~PRIAM: Phosphoribosylaminoimidazolesuccinocarboxamide synthase~SPTR: Phosphoribosylaminoimidazole-succinocarboxamide synthase;~TIGRFAM: phosphoribosylaminoimidazole-succinocarboxamide synthase), which produces MTTKEKLYEGKAKIIYPTDDEQVYLTYYKDSATAFNAQKKGTITDKGKVNCAIASALLTYLEKKGIPTHFIEKVSEREMLVKAVKIIPLEVVIRNIAAGSLCRETGLPEGQILPQPLVEFYLKDDALQDPLLTPDRLALLNIATPEQITQLQNLAKTINQHLIEFFQSCQITLVDFKLEFGLDHQSNILLADEISPDTCRLWDTQEQDKEKRVMDKDRFRKDLGEVESAYQKVQTRVLNQIEKLENS; this is translated from the coding sequence ATGACAACCAAAGAAAAACTGTACGAAGGCAAAGCAAAAATTATATATCCTACCGATGATGAACAGGTTTACCTAACCTATTACAAAGATTCCGCTACCGCCTTTAATGCCCAAAAAAAAGGTACTATTACCGATAAAGGAAAAGTCAACTGTGCGATCGCCTCTGCTTTGTTAACATACCTCGAAAAAAAAGGCATCCCCACCCACTTTATCGAAAAAGTATCCGAGCGAGAAATGCTCGTCAAAGCAGTAAAAATAATCCCCCTCGAAGTAGTCATAAGAAACATCGCCGCAGGTAGTTTATGCAGAGAAACAGGACTCCCCGAAGGTCAAATATTACCCCAACCCCTAGTAGAATTTTATCTCAAAGACGATGCCCTACAGGATCCCCTCCTTACCCCCGATAGATTAGCACTATTAAATATCGCCACCCCAGAACAAATTACCCAACTCCAAAACCTAGCCAAAACCATCAATCAACACCTAATAGAATTTTTCCAAAGTTGTCAAATCACCCTAGTAGACTTTAAACTCGAATTTGGCTTAGATCATCAAAGTAATATTTTACTAGCCGATGAAATAAGCCCTGATACTTGTCGCCTCTGGGATACTCAGGAACAAGACAAGGAAAAACGAGTCATGGATAAAGATCGATTTAGAAAAGACTTAGGAGAGGTGGAATCCGCCTATCAAAAAGTCCAAACTAGGGTCTTAAATCAAATTGAAAAACTAGAAAATAGCTAG
- a CDS encoding lipolytic protein G-D-S-L family (PFAM: GDSL-like Lipase/Acylhydrolase~COGs: COG2755 Lysophospholipase L1 and related esterase~InterPro IPR001087~KEGG: cyt:cce_2279 putative lipolytic enzyme, G-D-S-L~PFAM: lipolytic protein G-D-S-L family~SPTR: Lipolytic enzyme, G-D-S-L), protein MQTFGPRQTIQFKPQPLKVIAIGDSLIYGYGDKEGGGWVERLKRRWMYGEREHVLYNLGIRGDRTSQVKERLALEYKYRGELRNRYPDRIIISVGVNDSPRLGRKAGRNLTDYDQFCQDIEELLNQAQQLCPVFFVGMIPVDEDKMPFLDCFYYNRRDQYRYKEATKQACAERNIPYLDTFDLWTSRGENWIKNHLCEDGLHPNVQGYQSLYDDITQWQPLQLMVEKYPS, encoded by the coding sequence ATGCAAACATTCGGCCCTCGTCAAACTATTCAATTTAAGCCTCAGCCTTTGAAGGTGATTGCCATTGGTGATAGTTTAATTTATGGTTATGGTGACAAGGAAGGAGGTGGATGGGTTGAGCGTTTAAAGCGTCGTTGGATGTATGGTGAGCGGGAACATGTATTATATAATTTAGGTATTAGGGGCGATCGCACCTCCCAAGTCAAAGAAAGATTAGCCTTAGAATATAAATACCGTGGCGAACTACGAAACCGCTACCCTGACAGAATTATCATCTCCGTAGGGGTTAACGACTCCCCCCGATTAGGGCGTAAAGCAGGAAGAAACCTCACCGATTATGATCAATTTTGCCAAGACATCGAAGAATTATTAAACCAAGCCCAACAACTATGTCCCGTATTTTTTGTGGGAATGATACCCGTAGATGAGGATAAAATGCCCTTTTTAGATTGTTTTTATTATAACCGCAGAGATCAATATCGCTACAAAGAAGCCACAAAACAAGCCTGTGCAGAGCGAAATATTCCTTACTTAGATACCTTCGATTTATGGACAAGTAGAGGAGAAAACTGGATCAAAAATCATCTCTGCGAAGATGGATTACACCCCAACGTACAAGGTTATCAATCCCTCTATGATGACATTACCCAGTGGCAACCATTACAATTAATGGTAGAGAAGTATCCCAGCTAA
- a CDS encoding dihydroorotase (TIGRFAM: dihydroorotase, multifunctional complex type~COGs: COG0044 Dihydroorotase and related cyclic amidohydrolase~InterPro IPR006680:IPR004722~KEGG: cyc:PCC7424_1214 dihydroorotase~PFAM: amidohydrolase~SPTR: Dihydroorotase, multifunctional complex type;~TIGRFAM: dihydroorotase, multifunctional complex type) yields MTVKPNSQIYRQVRILDPVRAVDDITDVLLIDGKIDQIGQNLDYDDPSAEVVEGESLILAPALADIYSSSGEPGYEDRETLVSLSEAMRAGGFSRGAILPNTNPVIDNPATCALIESRGRNLPAHFYLWGALTNGLKGDVIAELASLADAGVVGFTDNKPCDNLLLLRRMLEYAHPFDLPVALSPSNLQLRGAGVVRENSTSVRLGLVGCPAISETIAIASIIELVALTRTKVHVMRVSTERGVKLIAQAKEEGLPITASVNWHHLLLNSEAVESYDPNLKLNPPLGAENDRLALVEGIKNGVIDAIAVDHTPYTYEENTVAFSESPPGAIGYELILPLLWDNLVNTRILSALKLWEALSVNPLRCLNQQPISLQTGEKAELILFASQQPWQVTPQSLKSLSSNTYWLNKEIRGKIKIREWAIGKRQEAMGNGQWAMGNGQNN; encoded by the coding sequence ATGACGGTGAAACCTAATTCTCAAATTTATCGACAGGTGAGAATCTTAGATCCTGTGCGTGCGGTGGATGATATTACTGATGTATTATTGATAGATGGCAAGATTGATCAAATCGGTCAAAATCTCGATTATGATGACCCTTCGGCGGAAGTTGTTGAGGGAGAAAGTTTAATCCTTGCCCCTGCACTGGCGGATATATATAGCAGTAGCGGTGAGCCGGGATATGAGGATAGGGAAACCCTTGTGAGTCTGAGTGAAGCCATGAGGGCAGGGGGTTTTAGTAGGGGGGCGATTTTACCTAATACTAATCCTGTGATTGATAATCCTGCCACTTGTGCTTTGATTGAGAGTCGGGGTAGGAATTTACCTGCTCATTTTTATCTCTGGGGTGCTTTAACTAATGGTTTGAAGGGGGATGTCATCGCCGAATTAGCTTCTTTGGCAGATGCAGGGGTTGTCGGTTTTACGGATAATAAACCCTGTGACAATCTTTTATTATTACGGCGAATGCTGGAATATGCCCACCCTTTTGATTTGCCCGTGGCTCTTTCTCCTAGTAATCTGCAGTTGCGAGGGGCAGGAGTGGTGAGGGAAAATAGTACTTCTGTTCGTCTTGGTTTGGTGGGTTGTCCTGCTATTAGTGAAACCATTGCGATCGCCTCTATCATTGAATTAGTAGCCCTGACTAGAACCAAGGTTCATGTAATGAGGGTTTCCACCGAAAGGGGGGTAAAATTAATCGCCCAAGCCAAGGAGGAAGGTTTACCCATCACCGCCAGTGTGAATTGGCATCACCTTTTACTCAATAGCGAGGCGGTAGAAAGTTACGACCCCAATTTGAAGTTAAACCCCCCTTTAGGGGCAGAAAATGACCGTCTAGCCCTCGTTGAGGGCATAAAAAATGGGGTTATAGATGCGATCGCCGTTGACCATACCCCCTACACCTACGAAGAAAATACCGTCGCTTTTTCAGAGTCACCCCCTGGGGCGATCGGTTATGAGTTAATTTTGCCTTTGTTGTGGGATAATTTGGTAAATACCCGAATCCTGAGCGCCCTTAAACTCTGGGAAGCCCTTAGCGTGAATCCTTTACGGTGTCTCAATCAACAGCCCATTAGTTTACAAACAGGAGAAAAAGCAGAGTTAATCTTATTTGCATCCCAACAACCTTGGCAAGTCACCCCCCAAAGTTTAAAATCCTTATCTAGTAATACCTATTGGTTGAATAAAGAAATTAGGGGAAAAATAAAAATAAGGGAATGGGCAATAGGCAAAAGGCAAGAGGCAATGGGCAATGGGCAATGGGCAATGGGCAATGGGCAAAATAATTAA
- a CDS encoding thiol-disulfide oxidoreductase DCC (PFAM: Protein of unknown function, DUF393~COGs: COG3011 conserved hypothetical protein~InterPro IPR007263~KEGG: mar:MAE_09470 hypothetical protein~PFAM: thiol-disulphide oxidoreductase DCC~SPTR: Genome sequencing data, contig C301), with protein sequence MSNNNPNPSYEIKLLYDGECPFCVKEVNFLKKKDNGRGKVAFVDIASPHYLPSENQGIDYATAMGRIHAILADGTVIKNVEVFRRVYETLGMGWIYAITKIPVIGWFADQVYGIWAKYRLQLSGRPSLAKIIQEKENAFCIDTHPLNQRL encoded by the coding sequence ATGTCAAATAATAATCCTAATCCTTCCTACGAAATAAAACTCCTCTACGATGGAGAATGTCCTTTCTGCGTCAAAGAAGTAAATTTTCTCAAAAAAAAAGACAACGGTAGGGGAAAAGTTGCCTTTGTGGATATTGCTTCCCCCCACTACCTGCCCTCAGAAAATCAAGGCATTGACTACGCCACCGCCATGGGTAGAATTCACGCCATTCTCGCCGATGGCACTGTCATCAAAAACGTGGAAGTATTTCGCCGAGTCTATGAAACCTTGGGCATGGGTTGGATATATGCCATCACCAAAATTCCCGTTATCGGTTGGTTTGCCGATCAAGTTTATGGCATCTGGGCAAAATACCGCTTACAACTTTCAGGGCGCCCCAGTTTAGCCAAAATCATCCAAGAAAAAGAAAACGCTTTTTGTATTGACACTCACCCGTTAAATCAAAGATTGTAA
- a CDS encoding surface antigen (D15) (PFAM: Surface antigen variable number repeat; POTRA domain, ShlB-type; Surface antigen~TIGRFAM: chloroplast envelope protein translocase, IAP75 family~COGs: COG4775 Outer membrane protein/protective antigen OMA87~InterPro IPR010827:IPR000184:IPR008162~KEGG: cyc:PCC7424_2608 surface antigen (D15)~PFAM: surface antigen (D15); surface antigen variable number repeat-containing protein~SPTR: Surface antigen (D15)) produces MAVSNNQMSKKNLTSNSSLVQKKNIAQKAEKMNQILKVTNKNSHHGSKPKTSMMNLVTKFPILSALLCITALLVNQPLKASAEIEIEENLSVTTNSDISLSSISHSENEFSNQTIEVDQLPELEDFTVDNSPSEQQIAQNHQEETLSPNLEATSPNLEIASSQVSSPNLEIEATPESVSSQETLIAQNNQQGNQEEARVLVAEVLVEGVEGELEDLVYNVIRTSPGRTTTRSQLQEDINAIFATGFFSNANVVPSDTPLGVRITYTVTPNPVLQRVELETVSGTRPEAQVPPEVVDQAFGDQYGDIINLRDLQEGISAINTWYSDNGFDLAQVVSSPQVTPDGVVTLVIAEGEIEDVRVRYFNEDNDEVDGRTREFIITREVQLKPGDIFNRNTAQRDLQRVFGLGIFQDVRLSFSEAEDPSKVIMNIEVVQGNTGSIAAGAGISSSSGFFGTLSYQEQNLGGNNQNLAAEFQLGERELLFDLSLRDPWIATTPDRTSYTANIFRRRSISLVFDGTETESIRTEVGETRPRVVRTGTGVTFSRPIAEDPFTRPDWLLSAGFQYQRVEIKNTEGDLSPRSSAEFGNELLSISESGQDDLFLLRLNATRDRRNSRLQPTEGSFLLLGTEQSVPLGSGNIFFNRIRASYSYYMPVNFLDFDFAEGPQALAFNVQAGTILGDLPPYEAFVLGGSNSVRGYGEGDLGNGRTFLQATAEYRFPIFSIVGGALFLDFGTDLGSGSSVPGRPAEVRGLNGTGFGYGLGVRIQSPVGPIRIDYGINDEGDNRIHFGIGERF; encoded by the coding sequence GTGGCTGTGAGCAACAATCAAATGAGCAAAAAAAACTTAACTTCTAATTCTTCTCTAGTGCAAAAAAAGAACATCGCCCAAAAAGCAGAAAAAATGAATCAAATCTTAAAAGTTACTAATAAAAACTCTCATCATGGCTCCAAGCCCAAAACCTCCATGATGAACTTAGTAACCAAGTTTCCCATTCTTTCTGCCCTTCTTTGTATAACAGCCTTACTCGTCAACCAACCCCTCAAGGCTAGTGCAGAGATAGAAATAGAAGAAAATCTTTCAGTCACCACCAACTCTGATATTTCCCTTAGTTCCATTTCCCATTCAGAAAATGAATTTAGCAATCAAACCATTGAAGTTGATCAACTCCCAGAGTTAGAAGACTTTACCGTTGATAATTCCCCTTCAGAACAACAAATAGCCCAAAATCATCAAGAAGAAACATTATCCCCTAACCTAGAAGCCACATCTCCCAACCTCGAAATCGCCTCCTCTCAAGTCTCTTCCCCCAATTTAGAAATTGAAGCCACCCCCGAATCAGTTTCTTCCCAAGAAACCCTCATCGCTCAAAACAATCAACAAGGAAACCAAGAAGAAGCTCGGGTATTAGTGGCGGAGGTATTGGTTGAAGGAGTAGAAGGGGAATTAGAAGATTTAGTTTATAACGTCATTAGAACCTCCCCCGGACGCACCACCACCAGAAGCCAATTGCAAGAAGACATCAACGCCATTTTTGCCACGGGCTTTTTTAGCAATGCCAATGTTGTGCCTAGTGATACACCTCTAGGTGTCAGAATTACCTATACCGTAACCCCTAACCCCGTCTTACAAAGGGTGGAATTAGAAACTGTTTCGGGTACTCGTCCCGAGGCTCAAGTTCCCCCTGAAGTAGTAGATCAAGCCTTTGGAGATCAGTATGGAGATATTATTAATCTCCGAGACTTACAGGAGGGTATTTCTGCGATTAATACTTGGTACAGTGACAATGGTTTTGATTTAGCTCAGGTGGTTAGTTCTCCTCAAGTTACCCCCGATGGTGTAGTCACTTTGGTGATTGCGGAGGGAGAAATTGAAGATGTTCGAGTTAGATATTTTAATGAAGATAACGATGAGGTTGACGGTAGAACCCGTGAATTTATCATCACTAGGGAAGTACAGTTAAAGCCGGGTGATATTTTTAACCGTAATACTGCCCAAAGAGACTTACAAAGGGTTTTCGGTTTGGGTATTTTCCAAGATGTACGCCTCTCTTTTAGTGAAGCCGAAGATCCTTCCAAGGTGATTATGAATATTGAGGTAGTACAAGGTAACACTGGATCTATCGCCGCAGGGGCGGGTATTAGTTCTAGTAGTGGCTTTTTTGGTACCCTCAGCTACCAAGAACAAAACTTGGGGGGTAATAACCAAAACTTAGCGGCAGAATTTCAGTTAGGGGAAAGGGAGTTATTATTTGACCTCAGTTTACGGGATCCCTGGATTGCCACTACCCCCGATCGCACCTCCTACACTGCCAATATTTTCCGTCGTCGTTCTATCTCTCTTGTTTTTGACGGTACCGAAACCGAAAGCATTAGAACCGAAGTTGGGGAAACTCGTCCTCGGGTAGTACGTACAGGTACAGGGGTTACATTCTCTCGCCCCATTGCCGAGGATCCTTTCACCCGTCCTGATTGGCTATTGAGTGCAGGGTTCCAATATCAAAGGGTAGAAATTAAAAACACTGAAGGGGATTTGAGTCCTCGTTCTTCCGCCGAATTTGGCAATGAATTACTATCTATTAGCGAATCTGGTCAGGATGATCTTTTCCTCCTTCGTCTTAATGCTACGCGCGATCGTCGTAACAGCCGTTTACAACCCACAGAAGGTAGTTTCCTCCTCCTCGGTACAGAACAAAGTGTTCCTCTGGGTTCAGGTAATATTTTCTTTAACCGTATTCGTGCTAGTTACAGTTACTACATGCCTGTTAACTTCCTTGATTTTGATTTTGCCGAAGGCCCTCAAGCCCTCGCTTTCAACGTTCAGGCAGGAACTATCCTCGGAGACTTACCCCCCTACGAAGCTTTTGTTTTAGGGGGCAGTAACTCTGTCAGAGGTTACGGCGAAGGAGATTTGGGTAATGGTCGCACCTTCCTCCAAGCTACGGCTGAATATCGTTTTCCCATTTTCTCCATCGTGGGCGGTGCTTTATTCCTTGATTTTGGTACAGATCTTGGTTCTGGTTCATCAGTACCCGGTAGACCTGCGGAGGTTCGAGGTTTGAATGGTACGGGCTTTGGTTATGGCTTAGGGGTCAGAATCCAATCTCCCGTCGGTCCTATCCGTATCGATTATGGTATTAATGATGAGGGAGACAACCGTATTCACTTTGGTATTGGTGAGCGATTCTAA
- a CDS encoding hypothetical protein (PFAM: Protein of unknown function (DUF2887)~COGs: COG5464 conserved hypothetical protein~KEGG: syp:SYNPCC7002_A0420 hypothetical protein~SPTR: Putative uncharacterized protein), translating to MKTDKLFYRIFLNQPSLISELLPEIPPDCEFDYSAPVVKEKELRLDGLLTPMDNDDLPLVFLEAQMQKDSDFYSRYFGGIFIYLHQYKVSRHWRGLLILNHRNQDLGSEIPYQDLLNNRVQRLFLSDLLNQENITGNLALLKLIVTPKKQAVSEANKILENAKTQAEFNQKLDLVEAILVNKFPQLTIEEIQKMINLREADITQTRFYQQVLEIGRNEGESNMVIRQLNRRFGNLSTTLEAKVRSLPINQLESLGEALLDFQDITDLENWFMNHEN from the coding sequence GTGAAAACCGATAAATTATTCTACCGTATCTTTTTAAATCAACCTTCTCTGATCTCGGAATTACTGCCAGAAATTCCCCCAGACTGTGAATTTGACTATAGCGCCCCTGTGGTGAAGGAAAAAGAATTACGTTTGGATGGATTGTTAACTCCTATGGATAACGATGATTTACCATTGGTTTTTCTGGAGGCACAAATGCAAAAAGATAGTGATTTTTATAGTCGCTATTTTGGGGGAATATTTATCTATCTTCACCAGTATAAAGTAAGCCGACATTGGCGAGGATTATTAATTTTAAATCATCGTAATCAAGATTTAGGTAGTGAAATTCCTTACCAAGATTTACTAAATAATCGAGTCCAAAGACTATTTTTATCGGATCTATTAAACCAAGAAAATATTACGGGCAATTTAGCATTATTAAAACTAATTGTAACCCCTAAAAAACAAGCAGTATCAGAAGCCAATAAAATCTTAGAAAATGCCAAAACTCAAGCAGAATTTAACCAAAAATTAGATTTAGTGGAGGCTATACTGGTAAATAAGTTCCCCCAGTTGACTATTGAGGAGATACAAAAAATGATTAATCTCAGAGAAGCAGACATCACCCAAACTCGTTTCTATCAACAAGTTTTAGAAATTGGACGCAATGAAGGCGAATCAAATATGGTTATCCGTCAGCTAAATCGGCGTTTTGGTAATTTATCTACAACGTTGGAGGCTAAAGTGCGATCGCTCCCTATTAATCAACTAGAATCATTGGGAGAGGCTTTATTAGACTTTCAAGATATTACTGATTTGGAAAACTGGTTCATGAACCATGAAAATTAA
- a CDS encoding ABC transporter related protein (PFAM: ABC transporter~COGs: COG0410 ABC-type branched-chain amino acid transport systems ATPase component~InterPro IPR003593:IPR003439:IPR017871~KEGG: cyh:Cyan8802_0745 ABC transporter related~PFAM: ABC transporter related~SMART: AAA ATPase~SPTR: ABC transporter related), translating to MTNLLEVKDVYAGYIKDLNILQGINFCIQPGELITVIGPNGAGKSTLAKTIFGLLTPNQGEIIFKDRNIAGLKSNEIVKLGMCYVPQRANVFATLTVEENLEMGAYTLSGSCKKQKEMVYTMFPKLKERFRQKAGTLSGGERQMLAMGKALMLDPDLLLLDEPSAALSPILVNDVFEQIKAINATGKAIVLVEQNAKKALMMADRGYVLESGKDAIEGKGSDLLDNPLVGELYLGTRHE from the coding sequence ATGACTAATTTACTAGAAGTAAAAGATGTTTATGCAGGATATATCAAGGACTTAAATATATTACAGGGGATTAATTTTTGTATCCAACCGGGAGAGTTAATCACTGTAATTGGCCCGAATGGTGCGGGAAAATCCACTCTTGCTAAAACGATTTTTGGGTTGTTGACTCCTAATCAGGGGGAAATTATTTTCAAGGATCGTAATATTGCAGGGCTAAAGTCCAATGAAATTGTTAAGTTGGGGATGTGTTATGTTCCCCAAAGGGCTAATGTTTTCGCCACCTTAACGGTGGAGGAAAATCTGGAGATGGGAGCCTATACCCTTTCTGGTTCTTGTAAAAAGCAAAAAGAGATGGTTTATACCATGTTTCCTAAGTTAAAGGAACGTTTCAGGCAAAAGGCGGGAACTTTGTCGGGAGGAGAAAGGCAAATGTTGGCCATGGGTAAGGCGTTGATGTTGGATCCTGATTTGCTGTTGTTGGATGAACCTTCGGCGGCACTTTCTCCCATTTTGGTTAATGATGTTTTTGAACAAATTAAGGCTATTAATGCCACGGGAAAGGCGATCGTTTTAGTGGAACAAAATGCCAAAAAAGCCTTAATGATGGCGGATAGGGGGTACGTCTTAGAAAGTGGTAAAGATGCGATCGAGGGTAAAGGTTCTGATTTATTAGATAATCCTCTGGTGGGTGAGTTATATCTTGGCACTCGTCATGAGTAA
- a CDS encoding hypothetical protein (PFAM: Protein of unknown function (DUF2887)~COGs: COG5464 conserved hypothetical protein~KEGG: syp:SYNPCC7002_A0420 hypothetical protein~SPTR: Putative uncharacterized protein), which yields MPTLLQIVKTDKLFYRIFLNQPSLISELLPEIPPDCEFDYSAPVVKEKELRLDGLLTPMDNDDLPLVFLEAQMQKDSDFYSRYFGGIFIYLHQYKVSRHWRGLLILNHRNQDLGSEIPYQDLLNNRVQRLFLSDLLNQENITGNLALLKLIVTPKKQAVSEANKILENAKTQAEFNQKLDLVEAILVNKFPQLTIEEIQKMINLREADITQTRFYQQVLEIGETKMVIRLLNKRFGNLSTTLEAKVRSLPINQLESLGEALLDFQDINDLENWLKNND from the coding sequence ATGCCCACCCTACTTCAGATCGTGAAAACAGATAAATTATTCTACCGTATCTTTTTAAATCAACCTTCTCTGATCTCGGAATTACTGCCAGAAATTCCCCCAGACTGTGAATTTGACTATAGCGCCCCTGTGGTGAAGGAGAAAGAATTACGTTTGGATGGATTGTTAACTCCTATGGATAACGATGATTTACCATTGGTTTTTCTGGAGGCACAAATGCAAAAAGATAGTGATTTTTATAGTCGCTATTTTGGGGGAATATTTATCTATCTTCACCAGTATAAAGTAAGCCGACATTGGCGAGGATTATTAATTTTAAATCATCGTAATCAAGATTTAGGTAGTGAAATTCCTTACCAAGATTTACTAAATAATCGAGTCCAAAGACTATTTTTATCGGACCTATTAAACCAAGAAAATATTACGGGTAATTTAGCATTATTAAAACTAATTGTAACCCCTAAAAAACAAGCAGTATCAGAAGCCAATAAAATCTTAGAAAATGCCAAAACTCAAGCAGAATTTAACCAAAAATTAGATTTAGTGGAGGCTATACTGGTAAATAAGTTCCCCCAGTTGACTATTGAGGAGATACAAAAAATGATTAATCTCAGAGAAGCAGACATCACCCAAACTCGTTTTTATCAACAAGTTTTAGAAATTGGTGAAACTAAGATGGTTATTCGCCTGTTAAATAAGCGTTTTGGTAATTTATCTACAACGTTGGAGGCTAAGGTGCGATCGCTCCCTATTAATCAATTAGAATCATTGGGAGAGGCTTTATTAGACTTTCAGGATATTAACGATTTGGAAAACTGGTTGAAAAATAATGATTAG